A genome region from Waddliaceae bacterium includes the following:
- a CDS encoding amino acid ABC transporter ATP-binding protein has product MLQIKGVSKAYGKKVVLDDITMSVAPGDIALMMGGSGTGKSTLLRVLCNLESVDAGVITLDGVAVDTFHDHTVGMVFQQFHLFDHLSALRNITLALEKVLHTPKNDADTIAHALLEKYGLADKASCIPSQLSGGQKQRLAIARAVALKPRVICMDEPTSALDPSLTATIATTIEELAAEGYIVVVASHDTALVEKLHCTVHLMEDGKIVESALSQEIASAPQIQAFVSH; this is encoded by the coding sequence ATGCTACAAATTAAAGGTGTTTCTAAAGCATATGGTAAGAAGGTCGTCCTCGATGACATCACCATGTCCGTCGCTCCAGGCGATATAGCTCTTATGATGGGAGGGTCAGGGACAGGGAAATCTACACTTCTTAGGGTTCTCTGCAACCTAGAGAGCGTCGACGCAGGCGTTATAACGCTCGACGGCGTGGCTGTCGACACCTTCCACGACCATACTGTGGGAATGGTCTTCCAGCAGTTTCATCTCTTCGACCACCTTTCGGCGCTAAGGAATATAACCCTCGCCCTTGAGAAGGTACTACATACCCCCAAGAATGATGCCGACACCATCGCCCATGCTCTTCTGGAGAAATACGGCCTTGCCGACAAAGCATCGTGCATCCCCTCTCAGCTTTCCGGCGGACAGAAGCAGCGCCTTGCCATAGCACGTGCTGTAGCTCTGAAACCTCGGGTGATATGTATGGACGAACCGACATCAGCGCTAGACCCCTCGCTTACCGCCACCATCGCCACCACCATCGAAGAGCTCGCCGCCGAAGGATATATCGTTGTCGTCGCCTCGCACGACACCGCCCTCGTCGAAAAACTTCACTGTACAGTACACCTTATGGAAGACGGCAAGATCGTAGAATCTGCGCTGTCGCAAGAGATAGCTTCAGCACCGCAAATTCAAGCTTTCGTAAGCCACTGA
- a CDS encoding amino acid ABC transporter permease, with protein sequence MMIDFPLIYSSLPNLLEGLMLSLVIATFSCILGMILGMALGVLQSEGNGFVGFLVGTYVTIIRGTPMLVQIVFIFYVLPQFGLDISPLWSAVLAIGLNSSAYVSQIIRSGIGSVPPGQKETAYTLGFSKMQSLRYIVIPQAIRVVLPALGNEFSTLVKDSSLASIVGVMELTKQGSVLRSQTYDAFSILLAVALLYLAVTSILSVAVFTIENKLKVSNKL encoded by the coding sequence ATGATGATTGACTTTCCTCTGATATATTCTTCGTTGCCGAATCTTTTAGAAGGTCTTATGTTATCGTTAGTGATAGCGACGTTCTCGTGTATTCTTGGGATGATTTTGGGAATGGCCTTGGGAGTCCTTCAGTCTGAGGGTAATGGTTTCGTAGGTTTTCTTGTAGGGACATATGTCACTATAATCCGCGGAACGCCGATGCTTGTACAGATAGTCTTTATCTTCTATGTGCTGCCACAGTTCGGCCTCGACATCTCTCCTTTATGGTCTGCTGTCCTTGCCATAGGGCTCAACAGCAGCGCGTATGTCAGCCAGATAATACGTTCTGGAATTGGCTCTGTGCCTCCAGGGCAAAAAGAAACTGCCTATACTCTAGGCTTCAGCAAGATGCAGTCGTTGAGGTATATCGTCATCCCTCAGGCGATACGTGTTGTTTTGCCGGCGTTGGGCAATGAATTCAGCACCCTTGTCAAGGATTCTAGCTTGGCGTCTATTGTAGGCGTTATGGAGCTTACGAAGCAGGGGTCGGTATTACGAAGCCAGACGTACGACGCTTTTAGCATATTGCTCGCCGTGGCGTTGTTATATCTTGCTGTGACGTCGATATTATCGGTAGCGGTTTTCACTATTGAGAATAAGTTAAAGGTTAGCAATAAATTATAG